One Methylomonas sp. LL1 DNA window includes the following coding sequences:
- a CDS encoding SOS response-associated peptidase, protein MCGRYQLTATPESIAEHFQLPRLPRFQPSYNITPAQKILCIVELDDKSLKSVNLFWGLVPSWSKDDKNSHHLINARAETIREKPSFRAAFHKRRCLIVANGFYEWQKLESHKQAFHIHRQDNQPFAFAGLWEHWEHEAQTLYSCTIITTAATQLMQPIHERMPVIMPVDHYRDWLDKSATEDVAFQLLDNSAYTDMTTTAISDYVNNPRHNDEGCLK, encoded by the coding sequence ATGTGCGGTCGTTACCAGCTAACAGCAACACCTGAAAGCATTGCTGAACATTTTCAATTACCGCGTTTGCCACGCTTTCAACCCAGCTACAACATTACCCCAGCGCAAAAAATCCTTTGCATCGTTGAGCTAGACGACAAATCATTAAAATCGGTAAACCTGTTTTGGGGCTTAGTACCATCATGGTCTAAGGACGACAAAAACAGTCATCATCTGATCAACGCTCGTGCTGAAACGATTAGAGAAAAACCCAGTTTTCGCGCCGCCTTCCATAAACGCCGCTGTTTAATCGTCGCAAACGGCTTTTACGAGTGGCAGAAATTAGAGTCGCACAAACAAGCGTTTCATATCCACCGTCAAGACAATCAGCCATTTGCCTTTGCTGGGCTTTGGGAACATTGGGAGCACGAAGCGCAAACGCTCTATTCCTGTACCATCATCACGACCGCAGCAACGCAACTGATGCAACCCATTCATGAACGTATGCCGGTTATCATGCCTGTAGATCATTACCGGGATTGGTTGGATAAATCCGCTACTGAGGATGTGGCGTTTCAATTACTGGATAATTCCGCATATACCGACATGACGACCACTGCGATCAGCGATTACGTGAATAATCCAAGGCATAACGATGAAGGCTGTTTGAAATAG
- a CDS encoding LexA family protein: MSIISLSRYQPRNAKLLNAAALWSDDLELPILEPQQQLSTIELPLFTSKVPAGFPSPADDHLEATIDLNQHCISNPPATFFVKVKGHSMTGAGINDGDMLVVDRSLRPNNNSIVVAVIDGEVTVKALDRSTDEIWLRSKNPDYPDFQIKEGMELHIWGVVKNVIRSLPV; the protein is encoded by the coding sequence ATGAGCATCATTTCCTTATCACGCTATCAACCTCGCAATGCGAAACTATTAAACGCTGCGGCTCTATGGTCTGATGATTTGGAGTTGCCTATTCTGGAACCGCAGCAGCAACTGAGTACGATTGAACTACCGCTATTTACCTCAAAAGTACCCGCCGGTTTTCCATCACCTGCTGACGATCATCTTGAAGCGACGATAGACCTGAACCAGCATTGCATCAGCAATCCGCCGGCAACCTTCTTCGTTAAAGTAAAAGGTCATTCCATGACAGGTGCGGGTATCAACGATGGCGATATGTTGGTGGTTGATCGCTCGTTACGTCCAAATAACAATAGTATTGTCGTTGCGGTGATAGATGGCGAAGTGACAGTTAAAGCGTTGGATAGGTCTACCGATGAAATTTGGTTACGTTCTAAAAATCCAGACTATCCCGATTTCCAGATTAAGGAAGGCATGGAGTTGCACATTTGGGGAGTCGTCAAAAACGTGATTCGTTCGTTGCCGGTATAG
- a CDS encoding Y-family DNA polymerase codes for MNTAPIFAIADCNNFYASCERVFQPKLNGRPVVVLSNNDGCVIARSNEAKALGIKMGAPYFKIEPYAKQEGIAVFSSNYALYGDMSQRVMQVLASFAPRFEVYSIDECFLDFTGLPQNLTDYSLEICAVVKQWTGIPISIGIAPTKTLAKLANRLAKNGHSHMGPVLDWRAIADTDAVLKTISLDDLWGISRRWKDKLNQIGIHHALALKQSDPKHLRQHFGVVMERIVTELNGISCIALEEIPAPKKQILTSRSFGERLTDYDDLRAAVTHFATRSAEKCRRQQLTTQVLTVFIHTSPFDTSNPQYSNSATIEFDNPTSNSALLIAAAQQGLKRIFRNGFSYQRAGILLPDLWPASVTQLSLFDSGECSIRSDQLMTVLDDINRKHGKRSIRYASEIISKRWQMRQQFKSPSYTTNINELLTIQI; via the coding sequence ATGAATACAGCACCGATATTCGCGATTGCGGATTGCAACAATTTTTACGCAAGCTGTGAAAGGGTTTTTCAACCCAAATTAAACGGAAGACCAGTTGTAGTGCTGTCAAATAATGACGGATGCGTGATTGCGAGAAGTAACGAGGCCAAAGCCCTTGGCATCAAAATGGGTGCCCCTTATTTCAAGATTGAGCCGTATGCAAAGCAAGAAGGCATTGCCGTATTTTCCAGTAATTATGCGTTATACGGTGATATGAGTCAGCGTGTGATGCAGGTACTTGCAAGCTTTGCACCGCGATTTGAAGTCTATTCTATTGACGAATGTTTTTTAGATTTTACCGGACTGCCACAAAACCTGACGGATTACAGCTTAGAGATTTGCGCAGTCGTCAAGCAATGGACAGGTATACCAATTTCTATTGGCATTGCGCCGACTAAGACATTAGCCAAACTCGCTAATCGTTTAGCGAAAAACGGTCATTCCCATATGGGACCGGTGTTAGATTGGCGCGCTATTGCTGATACCGATGCTGTTTTAAAAACCATTTCACTCGATGATCTTTGGGGCATTTCCAGGCGTTGGAAAGACAAGCTAAATCAAATCGGTATTCATCATGCGTTAGCACTGAAACAGTCTGATCCAAAACACCTACGCCAGCATTTTGGTGTGGTGATGGAGCGGATTGTTACTGAGCTAAACGGTATTTCCTGTATTGCTTTAGAAGAAATACCAGCACCGAAAAAACAGATTCTGACATCGCGTAGCTTTGGTGAACGATTGACTGACTACGACGATTTACGCGCTGCTGTCACACACTTTGCGACGCGCTCTGCGGAAAAATGCAGACGACAGCAATTGACCACGCAAGTATTAACGGTGTTTATTCATACTAGCCCGTTTGATACCAGCAATCCGCAATACTCCAATAGTGCCACGATTGAGTTTGATAATCCTACTAGTAATTCCGCGCTGTTGATTGCTGCTGCTCAACAAGGCTTAAAACGTATTTTTCGAAACGGCTTTTCTTATCAACGGGCCGGCATTCTATTGCCGGACTTGTGGCCGGCCAGTGTCACGCAACTATCGTTGTTTGATAGCGGTGAATGCTCAATTCGATCTGATCAACTGATGACCGTACTGGACGACATTAACCGCAAACATGGCAAGCGCAGTATTCGCTATGCGAGTGAAATTATTAGCAAGCGGTGGCAGATGCGGCAACAATTCAAATCGCCTTCATACACCACTAACATTAACGAGTTACTGACGATTCAAATTTAA
- a CDS encoding competence protein CoiA family protein → MSDFNKIPFGLREKDQQFVDVYSVKNGKQCGCICPSCGTPLEARQGDINVWHFAHSNKKVYDKTKNECEYSFYLSLRLMARQVLGTKIKLKLPAYKDNIEYFSGVFRYRQYKEFFVAPEQEITIENIAVESNFCDVPVDVIGSIGQFNFVIYFTHPDRIVPNELFHPNNDHCGVIEVRLDALSQQFMNAKVENKTYDDILLNFLSDDTVSKIWIYHPRYAIKKEQAIKELEQSSNIKIQTDDMHHTEPTNRLQSNYYTKPSVIEPIVNHSRIVQFKCILCKVEWQGHEAGGNLCPKCNSHLYSRMIETDT, encoded by the coding sequence ATGAGTGATTTTAACAAAATCCCGTTTGGACTTCGCGAAAAAGACCAACAGTTTGTTGATGTTTATAGTGTTAAAAATGGCAAGCAATGCGGTTGTATTTGCCCATCTTGTGGAACACCTTTAGAAGCTAGACAAGGTGATATTAACGTTTGGCACTTTGCTCATTCAAATAAAAAGGTCTACGACAAAACCAAGAATGAATGTGAGTATTCATTTTATTTGTCTCTTCGGTTGATGGCTAGACAGGTTTTAGGAACCAAAATTAAGCTTAAACTGCCTGCCTATAAAGATAATATTGAATATTTTTCTGGAGTTTTTAGGTATCGTCAGTACAAAGAATTTTTTGTTGCTCCAGAACAAGAAATCACTATTGAAAATATTGCTGTTGAAAGCAACTTTTGCGATGTCCCTGTTGATGTTATTGGTTCAATAGGTCAATTCAACTTTGTAATCTATTTTACACATCCTGATCGAATTGTACCCAACGAGTTGTTTCATCCTAATAACGATCATTGTGGTGTTATTGAAGTAAGATTAGATGCGTTATCTCAGCAGTTCATGAATGCAAAAGTAGAAAATAAAACTTATGACGATATTTTATTAAACTTTCTCTCCGATGATACAGTATCAAAAATATGGATTTATCACCCAAGATACGCAATAAAGAAAGAACAAGCTATAAAAGAGCTAGAGCAGTCTTCAAATATTAAAATTCAAACTGATGACATGCATCACACTGAACCTACTAATCGACTGCAAAGTAATTACTATACAAAACCATCTGTGATTGAGCCAATAGTTAATCATTCACGTATCGTGCAATTCAAATGCATACTATGCAAAGTGGAATGGCAAGGTCATGAAGCAGGTGGAAATTTATGTCCGAAATGCAATAGTCATTTGTACTCTCGCATGATCGAAACCGATACTTGA
- a CDS encoding H-NS histone family protein → MATKNINDNTADLANKSIGELQALFAETQRLLKDKQQSIREDAVQRIKQIAEEAGVKIFIRIPKQRDESKAKLYRNPDNADQTYNGKGAMPKWLKDKVAAGANKDDFLEKADPAAS, encoded by the coding sequence ATGGCTACCAAAAATATTAACGACAATACTGCCGATTTAGCCAATAAATCCATCGGCGAACTACAAGCGCTGTTTGCAGAAACGCAACGCTTACTAAAAGACAAACAGCAATCCATTCGAGAGGACGCCGTTCAGCGTATCAAGCAGATTGCAGAAGAGGCAGGTGTAAAAATTTTTATTCGTATTCCCAAGCAGCGTGATGAGTCCAAAGCGAAGCTTTACCGCAATCCCGACAATGCCGATCAAACCTACAACGGCAAAGGCGCAATGCCCAAGTGGCTTAAGGACAAGGTAGCGGCCGGTGCCAACAAAGACGATTTTCTTGAAAAAGCCGACCCCGCCGCGTCATAG
- a CDS encoding tyrosine-type recombinase/integrase, which produces MATIRKLPNGRFRADIRKNYTFIQAKTFSSKKDAEKWSSDFDAKLDQILLLSPSEVSNLTPEQVETLGGREVFSKLGIELDFLTFHELVDEYIAKWNKKDENQIPRAYYWQEVFNKKPIKAITSADVRKALDQYGKGKVLKGHGPGKSIEINKQRSSNTVLRQRAVLSSIFKYAIKRGYLNENPVEGVSVDSTPNEVERFLDDRERDALLEACKKSTWNKMYLLVMMAITTGMRKAEILNLTWKDIDLDKGLAKLATTKNGSRRINPIPAFALDELKKFRESGCNLIFSSPTDARKPFNFRVQWNKALKRAGIKNFRFHDLRHTAASYLVMNGASLHETAELLGHKSTQTTKRYAHLSTEHKSALAERIMNKVFNG; this is translated from the coding sequence ATGGCAACAATTCGCAAGCTACCAAACGGCAGATTTCGTGCCGACATCCGTAAGAATTATACTTTTATCCAAGCTAAGACCTTTTCGTCCAAAAAAGACGCTGAAAAATGGTCTTCAGACTTTGATGCTAAGTTAGATCAGATTTTACTCCTCTCTCCATCTGAAGTAAGCAATCTCACACCTGAGCAAGTTGAAACGCTTGGTGGCCGTGAAGTCTTTTCTAAGCTCGGCATCGAACTCGATTTTTTAACCTTCCACGAACTAGTCGATGAGTACATCGCCAAGTGGAACAAAAAAGACGAGAATCAAATTCCTCGTGCCTACTACTGGCAAGAAGTCTTCAACAAAAAACCTATCAAAGCCATCACATCAGCTGATGTCCGAAAAGCACTTGATCAGTACGGCAAAGGCAAAGTCCTAAAAGGACATGGTCCAGGCAAGTCGATAGAAATTAACAAACAACGTTCTAGCAATACGGTGCTTCGGCAAAGAGCCGTCTTATCCAGTATTTTCAAATATGCCATTAAGCGTGGTTATCTCAATGAAAATCCAGTAGAGGGTGTTTCAGTTGACTCAACGCCCAATGAAGTTGAACGCTTCCTTGATGATCGGGAGCGTGATGCATTATTGGAAGCCTGCAAAAAATCCACCTGGAACAAAATGTACTTGCTGGTGATGATGGCAATCACCACAGGCATGCGCAAAGCTGAAATCTTAAACCTTACCTGGAAAGATATAGACCTTGATAAAGGTCTGGCAAAGCTTGCAACGACTAAAAACGGCTCGCGCCGAATTAACCCCATCCCAGCATTTGCTCTTGATGAACTAAAGAAGTTTCGGGAATCAGGTTGTAATCTAATCTTTTCCTCGCCCACTGACGCAAGAAAACCCTTCAATTTTCGTGTGCAATGGAACAAAGCACTAAAACGAGCAGGGATCAAAAACTTTAGATTTCACGATCTCAGGCATACTGCGGCAAGTTATCTGGTAATGAATGGTGCCAGCTTGCACGAAACAGCAGAACTACTAGGCCATAAAAGCACCCAGACTACAAAGCGTTACGCCCATCTATCTACTGAGCACAAAAGCGCGCTGGCCGAGCGCATCATGAATAAAGTGTTCAACGGATAG